The DNA segment TCCCACTCTGACTTGCTCCACTGTGCCTGGCGTCTCTCTCTCATTAAATGTTGTTGGGGTCGGAGGCAAACGTCTGCTTTGGCTGGGGGGCAGGAAGGATCGCATTAATGAAGGGGACACCCGCTGTCCAAGTGTCGGGTGACATGCCGTGCCCTGTTTGTGTTTGGGTCTAGAGGGTTTATTGTGACCGCACTTGTGAATAACAGTCTCGGTCTGTTTCGTTGTTTTAGCTCGCGTTCCAATTCCTTCAGTGTCCATATTTAGAAACCACACTTGATATCTTTTTCTAAAGAGTTCTTGGAGGTGAACAGACACCATTCAAGTCAACAATGAGTCCAACTTAAGGTGATGGAAGAACTTGAGCGGATATCTCCAGGGGTAATTCTTCTTCACGCTTTTGCTGTGGCAACCGATATTTTTTGTACCATTccctacatttaaaaaacaattacgcCAAGCTAGGGCCTTGGCCTAAATTAAAAGCCTGTCTCTGTGTTGTAAACCCTTCTCATAAATCAAGGCTTCCGTGCATTGCTCAGTCACTGTCTATGAGAAATGAGAGGTCGTGCAAGGGCCCCTTCATTTACTTGTGGGCGTTTACACGGAAACTTTAGTCATGAAGGTGGGTGAGTCATGAACCCTAATGGCTTCATCGGTTCAGGGATCTGGCATGGCGGCAATCTGTGATTACAAAGCATGGCACATCTCCAGGGATCCAATAAGAGGACCCAGAACCAAAAAGAGGCCAGCTGAATGTTGTTTGTTTGGTCCTTCTCtgtagggatttttttttaatgaggatTTGAAAGTCTTTTAATTCAATACTTTGCCTTCCTTAACAATCAGTGCAGAGCAACATGTATctccttgataaaaaaaaaaaaaaaaaaatccaacaattgATATTCCAAGCCGCTTTCAGTGTTGCAGGAACGGTggaacataaacatatttttctatacacttcatatacatattttttccatacattaaaatgataaatagatATCAAGTCAAATGGTTTaatatttgtatagcactttcaCAGTAATGATGACTAAACTTTCATGTAAAGCTACCGCAAGAAGTTATGCCTTAATATATTTGTCTGTTACACCCCAGTGAACAAGCCGGAGGCAACTAAGACAAGAAACCATACCATAACATAACATACTACCTTTTAAAGAAACAGTTACATtttcagttctttaaaaaaaaaaaaaaaatcatttagcaGGTATTTGCCAACAAAAAGGTACACTTGCACATCAGGGAACCTATCATGTGTCgagtgaatcattttttatattacatgatAATTTATTTGCCTCTAAGTAATACCTTCCTCCCTTGAGCTAATTGAAGCTGGCGCCATCCTCCTTTGGTGGGTAGCAATTTTCTCTCATTACAGCAAATGTTTGCTCTAAGAGAAGGCTCCGGAAGCCTAATAAGgtactaataaaaacaaagcGATGACAGTTGCTGTCACCTGTGCCAAGTCTTGTCATGCAGTGTAATTAGTGAGACAAGGCTATTCTCTGCATTATCTGAGTTCAAAGACAATACATAAGTTGCTCTCCTCAAGCAAGATTCACATTGGATTACACCTTTTTACTCTATTCCATTTGACCCTTACTTGTCCTGAGAGTATTTAGTTTAAACTaagttaatgtttaaaaactgaaaaatgcaaatTGACAGAGCTTGCCATCTGCCAATCTCTATCATGTTCAGTTGACTGAAATCCCTATTGAGTAAAGAATGATCGAGAAATGATATGGCCAGGTGCAAGTTTGATTTGGTGGATCATAACGTGTGTAAAGCTGGGCAAATAGATGTGTAAACAGTTTGTTAGATTGAAGAAATTTAAATAGCTACAAAAGCATTCCTGCACTGCGAAGCTGAGCCCATAATTACAATGCTCAAGGTGTGTCCAAACATACCAGAAAAACCAGGAGCACTCTTTTTGACATTTTCTGCACTCTCTGGCAAACCTGCCTCCATTTATTTACAAAGGTCAAAGAGATCAGCGAGGAAGGAAAGAGGATGTGTTGGTCAATTACAGAAAGGCTTATCCTAAAGCGTAATTTTCCTGCATTTCTTTTGAATGCTATATTTAAGGCATAACActgctttttcttctctctctcatgGTGAGTATTTCTCATATGTCTCCTGTCAGCTCCTATGTTCCTCAACTGCGAACGTACGTCCTTCTCATCTATCACTACAGTTCAGCAGTCATTCTCAGTGCATCTACGCAAAGAGTTGGATTGTGCTCGACAAGGTGCCTAAGGGCAGGGGCGTGACGGCtgagtgtgtgcatgcgtgtgtgtttgcgtgtgtgtgtatgtgtgtacagggagGCGACTCCTCCTGAGTGGAGCCGCAAAACTGCCACAGTTTCTCCCCCGAGGAGAGGCGCCTTTCATCTCCCCGCTCACTGGCGCCTTCACAAACCTCAGATTGTCTGTGAAATCACCCTGCTTAATAAACGCGCTGAGGCTCCTGGGAACGACAAGCTAGCAGAATCTCACCCTGCAGCATTCgtgcacatataaacacacataaagaCCAGTCCAACAAGCAGCTGATTGCTGCTCCAGCTATTCATTACAAGAGAAGAAGGGTGatgtttattttaagtgtgaTTGCACAAATACCCTAAATGTCATGGTTACAAACAATTCCCCCATCTAGGACGAGAGCAAAAGCAATCCGTCTCTGTTAAATGCCTTATTACTGTACAGTTTCTCAGCTTCAGTGTCCACAAGACATAAATTTCATGAAAAATacatttcctttctctctctgagCGATAATTTGCTTCACTTTGAAACTAATTCTCATGTTTGAAGAGTAAACACTCTAATGCTTTCGTTTGCAGTTTACTGCCATTGCCaggaacaaatgttttttttttttcttttttttttcaaggagaTTAGATGGCGTGCAAAAGAAATAGCAGACAGCAAATGGCAAAAGAacctttttaaagcaaataataacACTCTAATTTATACCTTGGGTAGTAATGATACATTGCATTGTAATGCCTCAAGcacattttcttatatttgtcTGGGCTGCTGTTTAGTTATTCTGTCACATTTTACTGTTTGTAGGCCGCAGAATATACTTCATCAATAGTGAAGCATCTTGGCTTGTGCAGGATTgtgattttaagtaaaataaacatgctgGTACTACAGTAAGAAATAAACGGACAACTTAAGACATTAGCTAAAAGCAGAAGCAGATCAGCAGAATGGAACAAAATGCTTGagccaatttttttaaattaaaaaaaaaaaaattttttagtaactgtttccaacatacttaaaaatgtcacatttatggtGATAATCTGATAAAACAGCATAATTTGTCACAGTGGTTGGTAAAAACAACTGTCTAACAAACTGTCTATCTGCTTTATTAagaattttttgggggaaaactgTCATGACCCTGCGAACACCAACAGAATTAACTCACTGGGGATTGTTTGTTGGAATAGTGTGAACTAACAGAATTAAAAACAACGAAATCACATAGATTTTTAAGTGTTTCAGCATCCACGTCaccataaaaatgtgcaattcacACACTCGCTCATTACTCTACATTGTTATCTTTGTTTCCTATGAATCCATAGCTTTACTTACCAAAATTCCAGAATCTTTTCGCTAAATTTGTCGCTGTCATTTTGTCAGTCATAATGATGGATACTTTATTGCAAACTCAGTAAGCCAATCACGAGTAATAGAGCGCGCTGCCTAATTCAGCAGCCTTCTCATTGGTCAAAAGTTCTACCGTCGCCGTGTGCTGAGCAACGGAGCGCTCGTCTTGATTTGgcagcgctctgattggctgaaagttCTGTTGTGGCCGCGTGCTTCAAGGCATCAAAGGCTTCATGCTTTTTGCATGAGACTTCAGAGTGACTTTGAAGTTCGTGCGTCCAGACGCTTGTCGCGAGGAGGATGTCCGCGTCCGCGAGCTTGAAGGAATCAGACGGAGATCGTGACATGGAGCAGCGCAAAACCCAAGTGTCAAGCCACCCATTCAGCGTCGAGTCTCTTATATCTAGCCACAAAACCAGTAAAGACTTTGAAAGACGGCGCGAGGATGTATCCAGCCAGTTTGCTAAGACTGAGATCAGGGATTCTTGTGGCTCGGCTGGAATACAAAAGCACTTTATGCAGACCTCACCCGTCAAATCGGAGTCCCCTGAGCCGGATGACTGTACACCATGGGTTATGAACTCTAGATTCGCTCAAACACGTAAGCAATTTAATTTTCTCAGCGAACTGCTtatgctttaaattaaattatataaattacgaCAGGGTCTATAATCGTCATAAAAATGATCTTTCCTAAAACGAGCAATTTGTCTCATTTTATTGAAACTTATAAGAGATCTAAAAAGTGGCAGtgctatcttttttttaatttatacataatatttcaTGATTACTTCGTATTAGGCAATTTGCATCTAAAGCGAATGCATGCTTAATAGACTGTGAAagaataaatttaattgaaactAGAGACACATGAGGGCCCACTGCTCTGAAAACATAACGCCATAAGcagtttcatgttttatttaggaTAACTCTGATTTAAGTAAGAACAGAACACtagtataaagtaaaaaaagaaaatcagatttTGCCGTTTTTTAAACAACTTTGTAATTAAGCGGAATATGTAGCCTACAGTAGATGacaatatctaaatatatttactaaatataacaatgttattatagctttattttaattttacttatcgTCTACCTTCGCtttcatcataattattattaaaattaaaaaataattaaagtaaaacacattcacatgctTACATTATGTATACttgtataaagtgttttattttatttgaactatgaaaacatgtattatgtattaatgATTACATTTTGCTACACTAACTTCTTTTCCCACCACAGGCCAGGTAAGTGCCTGTCCTCTCCGCAAGCACAAGACCAACCGTAAACCCCGTACGCCATTCACCACCTCACAGCTCCTGGCCTTGGAGCGAAAGTTCAGACAGAAACAGTATCTGTCCATTGCAGAGCGAGCAGAATTCTCCAGCTCCCTCACCCTCACAGAGACCCAGGTGAAGATCTGGTTCCAGAACCGACGGGCCAAGGCCAAGCGTTTGCAAGAGGCAGAGCTGGAAAAGTTCAAACTGACTGCCAAACCCGCCCTCCACCCCAATTTCAGTTTGCCTCTTCCTCTTGGAACCCAATTTCATTCGGCCGTCTCACTCTATGGCCAGTCGTATCCCTACCAGAGGCATTTATTGCCTGTTGCTCCAGTGGGACTCTATGGAACACCTTTAGGGTACAGCATGTATCATCTCGCTTGAGAAGAAGTGCGACAGTATGGACTAGTACTGATCTGTGGATGTACAGAAAGACAATGTTTACAAACCGTGGGTGTCCCAAGTCTGAAAAAAGCAGCATCCAAAAAATTTCATTCGATAATTCATAATGTGCCTTCACTTGTgtcttaaaatacattaaattaaaagcgGGGTATTTAACCTCACTTTCCACTGACTGAAAGATCAAATTTTACCGTGTGGAGTGGATGGATAATTCTATTGCCAAAtcttttgtgtatatttgtgtcaTACAtctttatgtaatatattgtaaaactaattattttgtgtaCAAAATACTGAGTTTAAATTCCACTACAATTAATGTTGATGGATTTTTATCCTGTAAGAAAGTGTTCTTACAATTTCATTAcactttgtttttactttaattgctttaattgacggacaatattttacagtggttgtttttgaaacaaattaaACGTCAAGCTGAACGATT comes from the Cyprinus carpio isolate SPL01 chromosome B21, ASM1834038v1, whole genome shotgun sequence genome and includes:
- the LOC109058500 gene encoding homeobox protein MSH-D, which gives rise to MSASASLKESDGDRDMEQRKTQVSSHPFSVESLISSHKTSKDFERRREDVSSQFAKTEIRDSCGSAGIQKHFMQTSPVKSESPEPDDCTPWVMNSRFAQTRQVSACPLRKHKTNRKPRTPFTTSQLLALERKFRQKQYLSIAERAEFSSSLTLTETQVKIWFQNRRAKAKRLQEAELEKFKLTAKPALHPNFSLPLPLGTQFHSAVSLYGQSYPYQRHLLPVAPVGLYGTPLGYSMYHLA